In one window of Hevea brasiliensis isolate MT/VB/25A 57/8 unplaced genomic scaffold, ASM3005281v1 Scaf524, whole genome shotgun sequence DNA:
- the LOC110665612 gene encoding zinc finger CCCH domain-containing protein 48-like isoform X4, with protein sequence MVSSVHPTIVFCLSSMDAKIATIHSRLGGGPARNNVVCRYWMMGKCNRNPCRFMHRELPPPNVYRRTSEQPNLLRKEQSIRSPSHGLKNSLALSDGSEVKTAQNSTNHVIKDPPRKRPNPGNSLASNSGGGGGGSEYKCTRESSSSGTKAMNLEKIKPSSNSSVLVVEGNASEEKTVECSKKACENWMSDKCDKEDGCQFLHSWFYGDWFWTLAKLKGHIQAVSGIALPSRSDKLFSSSSDGTVHVWDCNTGQSTRVINVAVKIGALISEGPWIFVGLPNIVKAWNIETAAEFNLDGPVGQVNAIAVADVVDMLFAGAQDGAILAWKGSAKNPNPFELASSMKGHTSAVICLTIGRNRLYSGSVDNTIRAWDLDTLQCVHTLSGHNDAVTSLICWDQYLLSCSLDKTIKAWAFTEEGNLDVIYTHNEEHKQNQFCFTLAMTILFTCTNCQHSLRGVGFFRKAK encoded by the exons ATGGTATCGTCTGTTCATCCTACTATTGTGTTTTGTCTTTCTAGCATGGATGCGAAGATTGCGACCATTCATTCACGACTTGGAGGAGGACCTGCGCGCAACAATGTTGTTTGTCGTTACTGGATGATGGGAAAGTGTAATCGGAACCCCTGTAGGTTCATGCACAGAGAATTGCCACCTCCTAATGTTTATCGAAGAACATCTGAGCAACCCAATCTTTTACGGAAGGAACAATCGATTAGGAGCCCTAGCCATGGCCTCAAAAATTCATTGGCAttgagtgatggatctgaagttaAAACTGCTCAGAATAGCACCAATCATGTTATTAAGGATCCACCTAGGAAACGCCCCAATCCTGGGAATTCTTTGGCTTCAAatagtggaggtggaggtggtgggtCTGAATATAAATGCACTCGTGAGAGCTCCAGTTCTGGCACTAAGGCAATGAATTTGGAGAAGATAAAACCATCCTCTAATTCATCAGTTCTGGTTGTTGAAGGCAATGCTTCTGAAGAAAAAACTGTTGAGTGCTCAAAAAAGGCATGTGAGAACTGGATGTCAGACAAATGTGATAAAGAAGATGGGTGCCAGTTCTTGCATTCATGGTTTTATGGGGATTGGTTTTGGACATTGGCAAAGCTCAAGGGGCACATACAG GCTGTCTCTGGGATTGCTCTTCCATCAAGATCTGACAAGCTTTTCTCGAGTAGTAGTGATGGAACAGTACATGTTTGGGATTGCAATACTGGTCAATCAACAAGAGTGATAAATGTTGCTGTCAAAATTGGGGCTTTAATCAGTGAAGGCCCCTGGATATTTGTAGGCTTGCCAAATATTGTTAAG GCATGGAACATTGAGACAGCTGCTGAATTTAATCTCGATGGGCCAGTTGGGCAAGTTAATGCTATAGCTGTAGCTGATGTTGTTGATATGCTTTTTGCGGGGGCACAG GATGGTGCCATTTTGGCTTGGAAAGGGAGTGCTAAGAACCCAAATCCTTTTGAACTGGCCTCATCTATGAAAGGTCACACCAGTGCTGTTATATGCTTGACCATTGGAAGAAATAGGCTATACTCTGGTTCTGTGGACAATACTATAAGG GCGTGGGACCTCGACACTTTACAGTGTGTTCATACATTGAGTGGTCATAATGATGCTGTAACGTCTCTTATTTGTTGGGATCAATATCTACTGTCTTGTTCATTAGACAAGACAATAAAAGCATGGGCTTTTACTGAAGAGGGTAACTTGGACGTGATTTACACACATAATGAGGAACAT AAGCAAAACCAATTTTGCTTTACTCTTGCAATGACAATACTGTTTACCTGTACGAACTGCCAAC ATTCATTGAGAGGGGTAGGATTTTTTCGAAAAGCGAAGTGA
- the LOC110665612 gene encoding zinc finger CCCH domain-containing protein 48-like isoform X3 — translation MVSSVHPTIVFCLSSMDAKIATIHSRLGGGPARNNVVCRYWMMGKCNRNPCRFMHRELPPPNVYRRTSEQPNLLRKEQSIRSPSHGLKNSLALSDGSEVKTAQNSTNHVIKDPPRKRPNPGNSLASNSGGGGGGSEYKCTRESSSSGTKAMNLEKIKPSSNSSVLVVEGNASEEKTVECSKKACENWMSDKCDKEDGCQFLHSWFYGDWFWTLAKLKGHIQAVSGIALPSRSDKLFSSSSDGTVHVWDCNTGQSTRVINVAVKIGALISEGPWIFVGLPNIVKDGAILAWKGSAKNPNPFELASSMKGHTSAVICLTIGRNRLYSGSVDNTIRAWDLDTLQCVHTLSGHNDAVTSLICWDQYLLSCSLDKTIKAWAFTEEGNLDVIYTHNEEHGAIALCGMPDAEAKPILLYSCNDNTVYLYELPTFIERGRIFSKSEVRTIQTGPRGLFFTGDGIGTLDVWKLTESHGRAMEIA, via the exons ATGGTATCGTCTGTTCATCCTACTATTGTGTTTTGTCTTTCTAGCATGGATGCGAAGATTGCGACCATTCATTCACGACTTGGAGGAGGACCTGCGCGCAACAATGTTGTTTGTCGTTACTGGATGATGGGAAAGTGTAATCGGAACCCCTGTAGGTTCATGCACAGAGAATTGCCACCTCCTAATGTTTATCGAAGAACATCTGAGCAACCCAATCTTTTACGGAAGGAACAATCGATTAGGAGCCCTAGCCATGGCCTCAAAAATTCATTGGCAttgagtgatggatctgaagttaAAACTGCTCAGAATAGCACCAATCATGTTATTAAGGATCCACCTAGGAAACGCCCCAATCCTGGGAATTCTTTGGCTTCAAatagtggaggtggaggtggtgggtCTGAATATAAATGCACTCGTGAGAGCTCCAGTTCTGGCACTAAGGCAATGAATTTGGAGAAGATAAAACCATCCTCTAATTCATCAGTTCTGGTTGTTGAAGGCAATGCTTCTGAAGAAAAAACTGTTGAGTGCTCAAAAAAGGCATGTGAGAACTGGATGTCAGACAAATGTGATAAAGAAGATGGGTGCCAGTTCTTGCATTCATGGTTTTATGGGGATTGGTTTTGGACATTGGCAAAGCTCAAGGGGCACATACAG GCTGTCTCTGGGATTGCTCTTCCATCAAGATCTGACAAGCTTTTCTCGAGTAGTAGTGATGGAACAGTACATGTTTGGGATTGCAATACTGGTCAATCAACAAGAGTGATAAATGTTGCTGTCAAAATTGGGGCTTTAATCAGTGAAGGCCCCTGGATATTTGTAGGCTTGCCAAATATTGTTAAG GATGGTGCCATTTTGGCTTGGAAAGGGAGTGCTAAGAACCCAAATCCTTTTGAACTGGCCTCATCTATGAAAGGTCACACCAGTGCTGTTATATGCTTGACCATTGGAAGAAATAGGCTATACTCTGGTTCTGTGGACAATACTATAAGG GCGTGGGACCTCGACACTTTACAGTGTGTTCATACATTGAGTGGTCATAATGATGCTGTAACGTCTCTTATTTGTTGGGATCAATATCTACTGTCTTGTTCATTAGACAAGACAATAAAAGCATGGGCTTTTACTGAAGAGGGTAACTTGGACGTGATTTACACACATAATGAGGAACAT GGCGCTATTGCTCTTTGTGGGATGCCTGATGCAGAAGCAAAACCAATTTTGCTTTACTCTTGCAATGACAATACTGTTTACCTGTACGAACTGCCAAC ATTCATTGAGAGGGGTAGGATTTTTTCGAAAAGCGAAGTGAGAACAATTCAGACGGGTCCTAGAGGTCTCTTTTTCACTGGTGATGGAATTGGAACGCTGGACGTTTGGAAGTTGACTGAATCACATGGAAGAGCTATGGAAATAGCATGA
- the LOC110665612 gene encoding zinc finger CCCH domain-containing protein 48-like isoform X1: MVSSVHPTIVFCLSSMDAKIATIHSRLGGGPARNNVVCRYWMMGKCNRNPCRFMHRELPPPNVYRRTSEQPNLLRKEQSIRSPSHGLKNSLALSDGSEVKTAQNSTNHVIKDPPRKRPNPGNSLASNSGGGGGGSEYKCTRESSSSGTKAMNLEKIKPSSNSSVLVVEGNASEEKTVECSKKACENWMSDKCDKEDGCQFLHSWFYGDWFWTLAKLKGHIQAVSGIALPSRSDKLFSSSSDGTVHVWDCNTGQSTRVINVAVKIGALISEGPWIFVGLPNIVKAWNIETAAEFNLDGPVGQVNAIAVADVVDMLFAGAQDGAILAWKGSAKNPNPFELASSMKGHTSAVICLTIGRNRLYSGSVDNTIRAWDLDTLQCVHTLSGHNDAVTSLICWDQYLLSCSLDKTIKAWAFTEEGNLDVIYTHNEEHGAIALCGMPDAEAKPILLYSCNDNTVYLYELPTFIERGRIFSKSEVRTIQTGPRGLFFTGDGIGTLDVWKLTESHGRAMEIA; encoded by the exons ATGGTATCGTCTGTTCATCCTACTATTGTGTTTTGTCTTTCTAGCATGGATGCGAAGATTGCGACCATTCATTCACGACTTGGAGGAGGACCTGCGCGCAACAATGTTGTTTGTCGTTACTGGATGATGGGAAAGTGTAATCGGAACCCCTGTAGGTTCATGCACAGAGAATTGCCACCTCCTAATGTTTATCGAAGAACATCTGAGCAACCCAATCTTTTACGGAAGGAACAATCGATTAGGAGCCCTAGCCATGGCCTCAAAAATTCATTGGCAttgagtgatggatctgaagttaAAACTGCTCAGAATAGCACCAATCATGTTATTAAGGATCCACCTAGGAAACGCCCCAATCCTGGGAATTCTTTGGCTTCAAatagtggaggtggaggtggtgggtCTGAATATAAATGCACTCGTGAGAGCTCCAGTTCTGGCACTAAGGCAATGAATTTGGAGAAGATAAAACCATCCTCTAATTCATCAGTTCTGGTTGTTGAAGGCAATGCTTCTGAAGAAAAAACTGTTGAGTGCTCAAAAAAGGCATGTGAGAACTGGATGTCAGACAAATGTGATAAAGAAGATGGGTGCCAGTTCTTGCATTCATGGTTTTATGGGGATTGGTTTTGGACATTGGCAAAGCTCAAGGGGCACATACAG GCTGTCTCTGGGATTGCTCTTCCATCAAGATCTGACAAGCTTTTCTCGAGTAGTAGTGATGGAACAGTACATGTTTGGGATTGCAATACTGGTCAATCAACAAGAGTGATAAATGTTGCTGTCAAAATTGGGGCTTTAATCAGTGAAGGCCCCTGGATATTTGTAGGCTTGCCAAATATTGTTAAG GCATGGAACATTGAGACAGCTGCTGAATTTAATCTCGATGGGCCAGTTGGGCAAGTTAATGCTATAGCTGTAGCTGATGTTGTTGATATGCTTTTTGCGGGGGCACAG GATGGTGCCATTTTGGCTTGGAAAGGGAGTGCTAAGAACCCAAATCCTTTTGAACTGGCCTCATCTATGAAAGGTCACACCAGTGCTGTTATATGCTTGACCATTGGAAGAAATAGGCTATACTCTGGTTCTGTGGACAATACTATAAGG GCGTGGGACCTCGACACTTTACAGTGTGTTCATACATTGAGTGGTCATAATGATGCTGTAACGTCTCTTATTTGTTGGGATCAATATCTACTGTCTTGTTCATTAGACAAGACAATAAAAGCATGGGCTTTTACTGAAGAGGGTAACTTGGACGTGATTTACACACATAATGAGGAACAT GGCGCTATTGCTCTTTGTGGGATGCCTGATGCAGAAGCAAAACCAATTTTGCTTTACTCTTGCAATGACAATACTGTTTACCTGTACGAACTGCCAAC ATTCATTGAGAGGGGTAGGATTTTTTCGAAAAGCGAAGTGAGAACAATTCAGACGGGTCCTAGAGGTCTCTTTTTCACTGGTGATGGAATTGGAACGCTGGACGTTTGGAAGTTGACTGAATCACATGGAAGAGCTATGGAAATAGCATGA
- the LOC110665612 gene encoding zinc finger CCCH domain-containing protein 48-like isoform X2, translating to MDAKIATIHSRLGGGPARNNVVCRYWMMGKCNRNPCRFMHRELPPPNVYRRTSEQPNLLRKEQSIRSPSHGLKNSLALSDGSEVKTAQNSTNHVIKDPPRKRPNPGNSLASNSGGGGGGSEYKCTRESSSSGTKAMNLEKIKPSSNSSVLVVEGNASEEKTVECSKKACENWMSDKCDKEDGCQFLHSWFYGDWFWTLAKLKGHIQAVSGIALPSRSDKLFSSSSDGTVHVWDCNTGQSTRVINVAVKIGALISEGPWIFVGLPNIVKAWNIETAAEFNLDGPVGQVNAIAVADVVDMLFAGAQDGAILAWKGSAKNPNPFELASSMKGHTSAVICLTIGRNRLYSGSVDNTIRAWDLDTLQCVHTLSGHNDAVTSLICWDQYLLSCSLDKTIKAWAFTEEGNLDVIYTHNEEHGAIALCGMPDAEAKPILLYSCNDNTVYLYELPTFIERGRIFSKSEVRTIQTGPRGLFFTGDGIGTLDVWKLTESHGRAMEIA from the exons ATGGATGCGAAGATTGCGACCATTCATTCACGACTTGGAGGAGGACCTGCGCGCAACAATGTTGTTTGTCGTTACTGGATGATGGGAAAGTGTAATCGGAACCCCTGTAGGTTCATGCACAGAGAATTGCCACCTCCTAATGTTTATCGAAGAACATCTGAGCAACCCAATCTTTTACGGAAGGAACAATCGATTAGGAGCCCTAGCCATGGCCTCAAAAATTCATTGGCAttgagtgatggatctgaagttaAAACTGCTCAGAATAGCACCAATCATGTTATTAAGGATCCACCTAGGAAACGCCCCAATCCTGGGAATTCTTTGGCTTCAAatagtggaggtggaggtggtgggtCTGAATATAAATGCACTCGTGAGAGCTCCAGTTCTGGCACTAAGGCAATGAATTTGGAGAAGATAAAACCATCCTCTAATTCATCAGTTCTGGTTGTTGAAGGCAATGCTTCTGAAGAAAAAACTGTTGAGTGCTCAAAAAAGGCATGTGAGAACTGGATGTCAGACAAATGTGATAAAGAAGATGGGTGCCAGTTCTTGCATTCATGGTTTTATGGGGATTGGTTTTGGACATTGGCAAAGCTCAAGGGGCACATACAG GCTGTCTCTGGGATTGCTCTTCCATCAAGATCTGACAAGCTTTTCTCGAGTAGTAGTGATGGAACAGTACATGTTTGGGATTGCAATACTGGTCAATCAACAAGAGTGATAAATGTTGCTGTCAAAATTGGGGCTTTAATCAGTGAAGGCCCCTGGATATTTGTAGGCTTGCCAAATATTGTTAAG GCATGGAACATTGAGACAGCTGCTGAATTTAATCTCGATGGGCCAGTTGGGCAAGTTAATGCTATAGCTGTAGCTGATGTTGTTGATATGCTTTTTGCGGGGGCACAG GATGGTGCCATTTTGGCTTGGAAAGGGAGTGCTAAGAACCCAAATCCTTTTGAACTGGCCTCATCTATGAAAGGTCACACCAGTGCTGTTATATGCTTGACCATTGGAAGAAATAGGCTATACTCTGGTTCTGTGGACAATACTATAAGG GCGTGGGACCTCGACACTTTACAGTGTGTTCATACATTGAGTGGTCATAATGATGCTGTAACGTCTCTTATTTGTTGGGATCAATATCTACTGTCTTGTTCATTAGACAAGACAATAAAAGCATGGGCTTTTACTGAAGAGGGTAACTTGGACGTGATTTACACACATAATGAGGAACAT GGCGCTATTGCTCTTTGTGGGATGCCTGATGCAGAAGCAAAACCAATTTTGCTTTACTCTTGCAATGACAATACTGTTTACCTGTACGAACTGCCAAC ATTCATTGAGAGGGGTAGGATTTTTTCGAAAAGCGAAGTGAGAACAATTCAGACGGGTCCTAGAGGTCTCTTTTTCACTGGTGATGGAATTGGAACGCTGGACGTTTGGAAGTTGACTGAATCACATGGAAGAGCTATGGAAATAGCATGA